A DNA window from Hoplias malabaricus isolate fHopMal1 chromosome 5, fHopMal1.hap1, whole genome shotgun sequence contains the following coding sequences:
- the ndnf gene encoding protein NDNF — translation MSRTRMRLVFGWCGVLVMLGMTVVGQKLPTRDEGLFQMQIRDKAQFHDSSVIPDGAEISGYLFRDTPKRYYFVVEEDNTPLSVTVTPCDAPLEWRLTLQELPEDASGEGSGEPEPLEQQKQQVTANEGTELFTYKGNDVESFVSTSSPSGLYQMEILSTEKDSNFKIYATTTPESDQPYPELPYDPRVDVTALGRTTVTLAWKPTPTGSLMGQPVQYCVVINKEHNFKSLCAAEAKMGMDDIFMAAPKPGRDFSPFDFAHFGFVPSENDFLKDRSLATNRALGGKLARSYVPKPRVSQDIRKICIGNKNIFTISDLKPDTQYYFDVFAVNTATNTSTAYVGTFARTKQEAEQKTVELKDGKVADIFIKRKGSKFLRFAPVSSHQRVTLYIHACLDAVQLQVRRDGKLLLSQNVEGVRQFQLRGKPKAKYLIRLRGSRKGASTLKVLASTRQGAKQPFPSLPEDTRIKAFDKLRTCTSVTVAWLGTQERNKYCVYRRQVDESYGEEQRRREQNQCAGPQNRRKSEKVLCKYFHSANPQKAVTTETVGGLEPGKSYLLDVYAVGHSGHSVKYQSKLVKTRKYC, via the exons ATGAGCCGAACGAG gatgaGGCTGGTGTTTGGCTGGTGTGGTGTGCTGGTGATGTTGGGGATGACTGTGGTGGGACAGAAGTTGCCCACTCGTGATGAAGGCCTGTTTCAGATGCAGATCCGGGATAAGGCCCAGTTCCATGACTCCTCTGTCATTCCTGATGGAGCAGAGATCAGTGGATACCTGTTCAGGGACACCCCCAAGAG GTACTAttttgtggtggaggaggacaACACGCCGCTGTCCGTGACAGTGACGCCATGTGATGCTCCTCTCGAGTGGAGGCTAACGCTGCAGGAGCTGCCAGAGGATGCCAGCGGAGAGGGATCAg GTGAACCTGAGCCTTTGGAGCAGCAAAAGCAACAAGTGACAGCCAATGAAGGCACTGAGCTTTTCACCTACAAAGGGAACGATGTGGAGTCCTTTGTGTCCACTAGTTCACCATCCGGCCTCTACCAGATGGAGATCCTATCCACTGAGAAGGACAGCAACTTCAAAATCTATGCTACCACCACTCCCGAATCTGACCAACCCTACCCTGAGCTTCCCTATGACCCACGGGTGGATGTGACAGCCCTCGGCCGTACCACTGTCACCCTGGCCTGGAAGCCCACCCCAACAGGATCTTTAATGGGTCAGCCTGTGCAGTACTGCGTGGTCATCAACAAGGAGCACAACTTTAAGAGCCTGTGTGCTGCAGAGGCTAAAATGGGAATGGATGACATCTTCATGGCTGCACCCAAGCCAGGTCGGGACTTTAGCCCCTTCGACTTTGCCCACTTTGGCTTTGTCCCATCAGAGAACGACTTCCTCAAAGATCGCTCTCTGGCCACCAACCGAGCGTTGGGTGGAAAGCTGGCTCGCTCCTATGTCCCCAAGCCCAGGGTTTCCCAGGACATCCGAAAGATTTGCATTGGAAACAAGAACATCTTCACCATCTCGGACCTAAAGCCGGACACACAGTATTACTTTGATGTGTTCGCAGTCAACACGGCTACCAACACCAGCACTGCCTACGTGGGCACCTTCGCCCGCACCAAGCAGGAGGCTGAGCAgaagacagtggagctgaaggaTGGCAAAGTGGCGGACATCTTCATCAAGAGAAAGGGCAGCAAATTTTTGCGCTTTGCCCCAGTTTCTTCTCATCAGCGGGTGACCCTCTACATCCATGCCTGCCTGGATGCCGTGCAGCTGCAAGTACGTCGTGATGGCAAGCTTCTCCTCTCACAGAATGTCGAGGGTGTAAGGCAGTTCCAGCTCCGTGGGAAACCCAAGGCAAAGTACCTGATTCGTCTCCGGGGATCCCGCAAAGGTGCCTCTACTCTTAAGGTTCTGGCAAGCACTCGCCAAGGCGCCAAACAGCCTTTCCCTTCTTTGCCTGAGGACACGCGCATCAAGGCCTTTGACAAGCTTCGCACGTGCACCTCTGTCACCGTGGCATGGTTGGGCACGCAAGAGAGGAACAAGTATTGCGTGTATCGGCGGCAAGTTGATGAAAGTTACGGAGAAGAGCAGAGGCGCCGGGAACAGAACCAGTGCGCTGGGCCCCAAAATCGCCGCAAGTCCGAAAAGGTGCTCTGCAAGTACTTCCACAGCGCCAACCCTCAGAAGGCTGTCACCACAGAGACTGTTGGTGGGCTTGAACCAGGCAAGAGCTACTTGCTGGATGTTTACGCTGTGGGCCACAGCGGCCATTCAGTCAAGTACCAGAGCAAACTGGTGAAAACGAGGAAGTACTgctaa